The nucleotide window GCATTGTCGATGCGCACCCAGTCGATGCCGTAATCGTCAATCAATCTGTTCATGTAATCGGTGATGTACTGCCGCGCTTCGGGCACGGCGAGGTTGAACATGCCCCACCCGCCGCCATCGGGCAACACGACCCATTCGGGGTGCTCAACGGCCATGAGCGTGCCCGGGCAGATGCGTTCCGGTTCGAACCACATCAGGAATTGGAGACCCGCCGCGTGCGCGGCATCCGCGAGCGGTTTCAGTCCATTGGGGAAACGCGTCGTGTTGAAACCGCGCAACACGGGCAGCACGTAATTGCCGACCGTTGGAAAATTGGCTTTGCCGTAGTAGGCGTCGTACCAAAAGCATTCGAAGCCCAGGTCTTTGCCTGCGTTCAGGTGATCCAGGGCAAGGGCTTCCGTGCACGCATCCATTTCGTAGAAGGCCGTGCTGAGATGCGCAATCGGCGGCACGACGATTTCACCGTTTGCGCGCGGCGAGATATGCCGGCGCATTGTGTCGCGCCAAAGGTTGCACGCCAACGCATCGTCGCCGCCGTCCCATCGCATCAATAGAATGCGCGGCGTGCGGATCGATTCACCGGGACGCAGCGCGAGATGCAGGTTCTGCATTCCCGCGCGCAAGCGCACGGCGTTCCCCGAATTCTCTACGGACGCGGTCCATTGGCCTGTCCAGCCGATGCCCGCAACGACACCGCCTCCCTTCCATTGCACGTCGAAAAACGGACACGCGCCTGACGAGGAACGTCCTGCGTTGGGCGCGAAGGCGTGTGTCTGGCCCAATGCCAACGGGGCGCTGAACGGCAACCAATCGTCCGCGCCTCCCGTACTCCTTAAGCTGCGAAAGGTCACCGGTGCGGCATCGCACGCAAACGACGCGTCGAGCGCGCGCACGTTTTCCAGGGGTGGCGCGTCCGTCGTGCCGCGATTGGCGAAGTGAAGCGTCCAGTCAACACCGGGAGTATCCGCATAGACACTCACGACCGCGCGCACCTCAAGTTTCGTTTTGGGATCGCTGAAGATGAGGGTACGGCGTTCAACCTGATCGTCTTTCTTTACTTCGATGCGGCGGTCCCATGACGGCAACAGCTCAGCGGAATGCTGTCCCCCGTAGACGAACGAGAACGGCCACGTACTTCCTTCGTCGCGACGCGGCAACTCGTCGACGAACTGTTCCGAGCCGTCTGCCAACTGTACGCGCGCGTTCGCCCAATTCGCCTGATCGAAGTCGCGCCCATCGTCGCCGTTATCCACCACCAAGTCGAAAGATTGTGCGCCATCAAGCGACACTTCGATGGAGTGCGGCGCATCGCCGGGCCGCATCACGTCCGTCTTGAACAGCACGCGGCCGTCTACCTCGACGCGGCAGCGAACGGAAGCGACCGAGCCGTCGACATTGCGGTCCAGTCCGATATCGGCACGGAACAGTTTTCCGGGTTGCGGTAACACCACGTGGACTACGGCGTGACTGTTAAGGCCAATGCCGTGCTCATAGGTTTTGTCGCCCAATCGCAGCGGACCGCCCGCGGTGGCCTTGCCGTATTTCACGTCGCCGGGGCTGTCTTCGTGGGTGGCCGCAACGTAGGCACTTGGCGCTTGTTGAACGGCATCGGTAAACATACGCTCCGC belongs to Candidatus Hydrogenedentota bacterium and includes:
- a CDS encoding NPCBM/NEW2 domain-containing protein, which codes for MLVSAVAAVMFFSAADNVSLNQQWAERMFTDAVQQAPSAYVAATHEDSPGDVKYGKATAGGPLRLGDKTYEHGIGLNSHAVVHVVLPQPGKLFRADIGLDRNVDGSVASVRCRVEVDGRVLFKTDVMRPGDAPHSIEVSLDGAQSFDLVVDNGDDGRDFDQANWANARVQLADGSEQFVDELPRRDEGSTWPFSFVYGGQHSAELLPSWDRRIEVKKDDQVERRTLIFSDPKTKLEVRAVVSVYADTPGVDWTLHFANRGTTDAPPLENVRALDASFACDAAPVTFRSLRSTGGADDWLPFSAPLALGQTHAFAPNAGRSSSGACPFFDVQWKGGGVVAGIGWTGQWTASVENSGNAVRLRAGMQNLHLALRPGESIRTPRILLMRWDGGDDALACNLWRDTMRRHISPRANGEIVVPPIAHLSTAFYEMDACTEALALDHLNAGKDLGFECFWYDAYYGKANFPTVGNYVLPVLRGFNTTRFPNGLKPLADAAHAAGLQFLMWFEPERICPGTLMAVEHPEWVVLPDGGGWGMFNLAVPEARQYITDYMNRLIDDYGIDWVRIDNAVQYTPLWQKLDAAAGPDRVGIAEIRYVEGLYQWWDDMRAAHPGMAIDNCASGGGRIDLETCARAIPLWRTDGTITPLMNRDYLQAALQNQVMTAGLSRYVPFSVSGQMGADPYCFRSGFNAGISFCEDTRPADYPRDLLRAGIAEGKRIRKYFFGNLYALNEVTTNPTDWCALQYHRAAENDGMILAFRRHRSPYTALKCALHEIDADAEYEVVFSPGYSPNPSVKMKGADLQAIELKIDEMPGSLLVEYRKLTKL